The genomic window CCTAGCCTCGGGGCTACCCCCGTCCGCGCTCGGTCACGTACTTGTCCTGAATCGAATCATCATCGTACGTCGCCGGGCTGTCCAACCATTCAAACCCGAATTCCACCTCAATCACCCGGAGGCAATTCTCAACAGACAACTGTTCACCGACGGTAAACTCGACTCCATACCACGAATCAGAAAGAGAAACCAGTAACGTCTTTGCACAAATCGAAGCATGATCGTGGACGGCGTAGCTCCACTCGGTGAAATACGCGAAGTTGTGAGACACGTCGTTTCTGCATTGCCGGATAAACTGCGCAAGACGCACCTCTTCATCAGACAATTCCCCGCCCTCGTACGCATCAGTAATCAACGGAGAGAGGCCGTCATCAACTCCGAGTCGGTCCTCTAACGCGTGTTGGAGGAACGACCCGGTTCGCGTCAGGACGGACGTGACGTGGTTCTGAGACAGTAATAAGTCGATCTCGTAAAGTTCGATGATGAAGAACGCGAGATTCTCGTCTGCTTTATCGAGAACTGCGACCAGTGCCGACGAGATTAACGCGGCTGGGTTTCTACGGCCGCGTTCCTTCACCTCGGCTCCAAGGCGTTTCTTTTGTTCTTCTTCGTCAAAGACAGTAAGGTGCTCACCGCGATTCAGCCGGTAGTCATCCGGGATGTCGAGTTCTTTCGGATCCGTTTCGTACACCCACCGGAGTTTGCCTACGTACCCATGAATCAGGTGCCATTCTCGTGCGATGTAATTCTCCATTCTTTACGGGTTCTTATTCTTGGGTAAGGTTTCAACTTTCAGCAAGTCTCGCCGCTCGCGTGAGGTTTCGTCGGTAGGTACTGACGCACGCGACCACCTCTTCTGGCCGATGGGAGTGTGCAATCGGGACAAGACACTTTGACGACGAAATCGTCGTCCTCAATATCTGCGACGACTTCCAAAATATGTGTCTTAGGCATCTTAATCCGGTTAAAAAGTCGTATTCCTGATTGCTTCCGGGTCAATCGTCCCCGGTTCGATGTAGCAAATAAGATAACCCACTAAGCGTTATTATTGACCCTACGAACGCGGCTTCAGTCGGAACTCCAAATGCATTGAGGAGGTCTATGATATCCACATCCCGGTCAGGGGTCTGCGTATCCCGGTCAGGGGACTGCACATCACGGTTTGGAATATCGGCGTGTTTATTGTGGAACTCAACCACATCCCGATACATTTCGTCAGTGACAGTGTGCCCGACACCGTCGTAAAGCCTGAATTCAGCGGATGCTCCGCCACTCTCGTACACAGACTCACAGTACGGGAACCGGTCATCCTGCATGTCTTCACCGTACACGTCACGTGCGATCTCACGCTGTTCATCACTCCAAGCATCCCCCGCCGGGAGCGTGTCATTCGTGTCTTCAGCCCCCATGTAGATGTACTGATCTACTTCCCTGAACGCCTCCAAATCAAACGGTTCACCCGTGATAGATTCGAAGTCGGCTACCCCAATTTGGTAATTCAGCGTGTGACCTTTGTCTTCGGCAATGGGGAGCGTCACCATACCGTTGACACCACCCGCTGTTACCGATGTGACCATCTCCGGATGCAGCACGGTGAACCGGTTGACAAACTTCCCAGCCGCCGAGTACCCATTCATCATCACTTGGTCAGAAACCTCACCGGAGAGTCGGCCCTTCGCATCCTCGATCATTCCGATCAGCTGCAGGTCGATCCGTTTGAGCGGACCACTGGAGATGTGCATCGTCTCTGTGTCGAGTTGATGGGTGTAGTGTCGCCAGCTTACCGGGTCTGACTCGGGTCTCGGGAATACTGGAACGAGTAACGGAACACCCAATTCGTCGCTAATTCCCCGGGGGAACCCGTTTTCTATAGCGTCCCGTGCTGCTTCTCGGTGTTCCGAGAAATCGTCAGTTGAGCTGCCAGTATTATTCGGCTCGACCAGTATTGGGCGAGGTTTCTCTGTGACTGATTGAGGCGAATACAGAAAGTACGGGTAATTGAACGGGGCATCGTCATCAGGAGATACGAGTGTCACAGGTGTCTCGGTCGCCGATGGAGATGTTGCTCGTTGTGTCCCCACAGCTCCGTGACCTGTCAGCGCCACTGCTTCCGTACCTAGCGCTCCGGTTCCGATTCCTTTCAGCACGCTGCGGCGACCCATCCTTGTAGAGGTTCCCCTCATTGCATACCTCCTGCCGGAGGTGACCGGGTCTCGTATGAGGACGACTGTGTCCCAAGGTATGTTTGGATCGCACCCTTGGCAGACAACGCAGCATAGTAACTGATCCGGTCACGCTTTCTTCTCACCGTGGTCAGTGGTTTTTCCGCCCTCTGTTTTTCCTTGAAAACCCAATTGTGAGTACCGTACCGTCCATTAGTCACATTACCTGACTTGTAATAGAACCATATAAATAACTCTAATCGGAGTGATTTTGAACTCTTATCAAAGTGATTTTGTTTGCTTTCCGATGTGTCTTTACCCGCGTTTCAAGGCGTTCCTGCATATGGTGCGTCGAATCGAATGGTTATCTCCCGCTGACATCTATATTCTACAGTTCTTTGTTGACCACGATATCGTGCTGACACCGAAAGTTGTCGCCATCAACACGGAATACGATCAAAGCTACGTGGGAAAGCGATGCCGCACGCTTGTTGAACGTGGGTTATTAGAACGACCGAACCGCGGTCAGTACCAAATAACCGCGATTGGGAGAGAATTTATTGAAAGCGGGTTAGACCCCGATGTGTTGGAAACGGACCGCGATGAAAGCGGGTGAGTCCAGCACCCCAGGATTCGTGGTACTATTTCCGCAGTCTAGAGCACTGATATCGTAACTCAATCTCCGCCTTCTTTCCGGGGATCTTCTGCAAGTTCGTACAGGCCAGGATGCAATTTTCGCACGTATCCGTGTTCAACGAGACGGCCCAGTCTATTGGTCACATTCTGTCTGCTGTAACCGGCCTCTTCAGCTATGTAGGACGGTGAACAGCGGCCCTCACCTAGCATGTCGAGAATAGCATTATCAGTCGGGTTCAAGCTGATCTCAGCCATGATAGTCCCTACAGGTGACGAACGTATTATTCCAATTGACTCCTCCGGACGCAGATAGTGGTTATGTATTCATACAAAATTACTAATTTATAAGTCGGTGGCGGTGTGAGCGATAGATACGCACCGCTACCGTCTCTTCCTTGTACAGGAAAGGCGGCTGGCGCTGGGACGCCAACCGCGGTGCTGCCAACGGAAATTGACAGCATGCAATCCAACGCTACGCCACCAAATAATACCGACGAACAGCATCGGAGGATCGGTTACGAACGATATCCAGACAAGGGTGATAGTTTGTCTGTTGGAACTGTGAGCAGCAATGCCGAAGCTAAGCGTGAGCTCAGTGTATTCGAACAACACAGATCCATAGGACGGGGAACTGTCCCAGATACCGCTAAAGCGGATACAAGAGGCTGTTCCAGCAAACTGGCTCGAACGTGCGACGGTCTCCGGGAGGTTGATAATGACTGACGAATCGTCAACTGTGCCGGCTGCAGACCTCGTTGAGGTCGATTTTGACAGTGGTGGAGGCCGTACTTCAATCCAAGCTGACGGAGAAGCACTGATGATTGACGGCTACTATCAACCTCGAATACTCCTTAGAATCGGTAGCGGACCCAGCTGTATTCGAATTACCCTCTCCCCCGAGGACTCCAGGGGGTTGCGAGACGATCTAAATGAGGCGTTGGAAGACGCGCGTACAGCGGTCCAAGAGCAATTAGGAGAGGAGGGTGGATACTAATCCAGCGGCACTTCTACTGATAACACTATAAATCGTCTAAGCCACCACAACGCATCTCGAATCACCAGCCGTCCAAGAACTGCAAAAAGCCCACCACCGGATCACGTACGTTGAGTACGCCTCCCACCCCGGCAGCGGTCGGTGACAGTCAGGCCGTCAAAATCGCCGGACAGAAAACGCGTACGCCCAGGTTCGAATCCTAGCGTGGGCAGTCACGTATCTGCTTACAGACGTTTACCATTGACAGCCATTTGTACCGGCCTCTGTCATTCCGTGTCGACACGGTCGCACACGTTTTGCCGTGGATACCCGTTTCTATACTGATTCAAGTACCTGAGGACGTACGTAGGTATGTACGCAAGTACGTACATATGGCCATTATTAAGCCCGCCAACTCAGTAAAACTCATTCTACCTTTTCAGGCCCTGATATGGCGATAAATCCGTATTTACATTCGACACCAGGTGTGTATTCTGCCCCAGACCGAAGATGAAGACTTGCTTTCCGTGACTTCGTGTCGACAGCGACAGCCGAGAAGGGAGCGATCACTACCGGCGTCAGTTCAGCTATCAGGATTCTCACGTAGGTCGATGCCTGCAAAACGCTAACTAAACGGGTGACTACGGTCGCTCTTCGAGTGAAACATCCCACCCCTCGTGTTCATCATCGTCCATATAGGCAAAGTGATTCTGAGCCTGCTCGTAGGTATCCATCCCGCGAAATTGGAAGAAGGGTGCATCACAGGCAGGGCAGGTCTCAGCGTCGGAGACCCGACTAGATGATCCTCCAGTTGTCTGCTGACCCATTGTGGTGCTCATAGCCCGGGAAACGTAGTCTGTATCTCCGGGTTCGAATTGCTGTTCAATCTGCGTCAGTAACGCTAGCGTCCAGTCCCTGGCGTCACCATGGGTTGTGATCTCTCCTGGGCCATCGAAGAAGTCCTCAACCACGCCGACCACATCAGCTACCCACCGAAGACTAATACTATAGCTGTATTCTGCGTCCAGTTCTGGGTCAATCTCCCCCGCGTCCATCGCAATCACGCTAACCTCGACGTCTAAGTACTGGTGGCGGTAGGTGTAGGTCGGGTTCGGATCCTCCGAGACACGGTACCGTTCCCAATCCCCCGGAAGGTCCTCGATAAGCTCCGTCATATTCTATTCTCTGAAAAGTCAGTAGACTCACTTAGCAACACCGCTCTATGCCCTGCAGAGTTCGTCCTGCCCTAAGATCACCCCCGAGTAGAATACAGGACTTGACGTCAAGGTATAGCTAAACACTAAGTTAGCGTGTTGGGTACATTCGATAACAAGATGCTTTCTCTCCCTCCGCTCGTCGATAACGCTAATCGGACGGTCGAGGACGTCTACAAGAAAATCATTCCACAAATCGAAGAAGCACGCATCGCCACCGGCTACTTCTACCTCTCTGGCTTCGACTTGTACCGCGAAGACCTCGAACAACTCGCTGACCCAGACGAACTTGGTCACGCCCCAATCCGCATCCTGATGGGGCGGCAAACAAACCGTAGCACCGCAGATGAGATTGGGGAAGGACAAAGTCTACGCGACGAACTCAGAGATGAGGTCGAAGAGAGTATTGAGGAACTCAACAACGCACAGCTAGACCGACTGGATCGGCTGCGAGACTTCATAGCCGAAGACAAGGTTAGCGTCCGTGTGCGAAACCCAGAAAACGGCTATTTCCACGCCAAAGGAGCATCATTCCGAGCACCAAACGACAATGACGACTGGGAAACTGACAACGATACAGATACACGTCCGTGTGCGACAATCGTTGGATCCTCAAACTTCACCGCGAGTGGGCACCGGAACAACATCGAACTGAATCTCACAAGCCAAGACCGGCCTGATGCAGAGGCATTCGAAGACTGGTACGATAACCAGTGGGCGAATGCTGAGGACTTCAGCGAAGAGATCATCCGGATCATCGAGAACAGTGAGAAGTACCAAGACTGGCAGGACCAACAAGAAGATGAGTCGGATGATGAAGACACGCCTGATGGTCTAGGGACGTACATCGAACCGTTCGAGTTGTACAAACTCCTTGCGTACGACGAACTAAGCGGGAACGTCAACATCCGCGACAGCCCGCTGTACTACTTCCAGACACTCGGATACGAAAGTGCGAAGGAGAAACTCTCCAGGTTCAACGGCTGCATCATCTCCGACTCAGTCGGGCTCGGCAAATCCTTCATCGGTGGTGAACTCCTCCACGACTACCGCCAACGTGGAGATCACTGTCTCCTCATCGTACCTGCGAACCTCACCGAACAGTGGGAAGACCTCCTCCAAGACGACACCGACGAAGACGGGAACCCATACTTCGGGCTCGAAATCGATGGAACACACTTGGACGTGATGAGCATCAGTAAGTTCCAGAACCTCACGTATGATGAGGTTCAGAACCTCAAAGACGCATTCGACGTCGTCTTGATCGACGAAGCTCATCGCTTCCGGAATCACGGGAAATGGCGGCCGAACCCGGACGACGAAGACGACTACAAAGGGACTCGCCGACACGCGAACCTGCGGCAGCTCCGTGGGAAGACGATGATCATGCTGACGGCGACACCGATCAACAATTCTGCGACCGACTTGGAGAACCTCATCAGCCTATTCACCAGCCCCGAGGAACTGCGGAACAAGGCCTCGCTGGACTTCGACGCCTTCGAGGAATACATTGAGTTGTCAGAGACGCGGAAGCAGATCGCTGCGGGGAAGGAGGAAGCCACCGAAGAGGAGCAGCGGAAAATCACCGAACAGCTCCAGCGGCATTCGGAGGAGATCTCGAAGATCCTGAATGAGGTGATGGTGCTCCGGACACGGAAGCACGTCAAAGACCAAATTCAAGATGAGGAGGACTTTGAGATGAGTTTCAAGCCGCCAAAACTCAGCAAGGAGCAGTACTCGCTCCCGGCGGCATACCAGCCAGTATACGGGATGCTGCCAGACGTTATGGACGCGCTCCACCTTCCGAACATTACGGTGAAGAACCCGAAAGCTGGGGGGACGCTGAAGGCGCTGTATAAGCTGAATCTACTCAAGCGGTTAGAGTCTTCGACGTATGCGTTTGTGCAGTCCATCGAGACGCTGCACCGGAGTGAACGGCAACTTCTCGGCCTTCTCGATGGCCTTCCAGAAGACGAGAAGATCAATGTATTGCGTGCTGCTCAAGACGAGGAAGAATCGGAGACGCTCGATGACTTTGTAGAAGGAGATGATGCCGCAGAGGATCTTGAACAGACGCTAGAAGAGTTCGGGTTCGATGCGACTGCAGTTCGTGCCGACGAAGATTCCGAGAGTGATAGTCCGGATGAATTGGCGGATGCGACAATTGGAGAGGTGAAGACGTACATCCGGGAGGATCTGACGCTGCTAGCGTACTTCCTGTCGCAGTTCATCGGCGATATTGCTCAGGACTCTGGCGATGTGAGCGACCAGGCCGTGTCTACACGGCAGTGGCTTCACGATCATAATGCCGGTGTCCTCCCAGACGTTCCCGAAGAGGAGTTGAATCCGATTCTCTACCCGCGAAGTGACCTGAGTGACGTTGATGAGGCGACGCGGGAGTTCTACGAGGCGGTGTTCTCGTTACGAGAGTTCCGTGACCCGAAGGTTGAGCGGCTCGCGGATGTCCTGAATGGGTATGATGACGAGAAGGTTCTTGTCTTCACTCAGTACCGTGCTACGGCGGACTACGTCCATCGAACACTTCTCAACGATCCAAACTCGCCCCTCACAGAAGCGAATAGTGCCGTCGTCAAAGGCGGTGACGAAAACAAGCAAGACGTTATCCAGCGGTTCGCACCGGAAGCCTCAGGGTACCAGCAAACGCTGGCTGAATCCGGGGAATCAGAACTGCAGTATGTTATAGCAACTGACACATTATCGGAAGGAGTCAATCTTCAGGACGTCTCAGTCCAGGTGTCATTCGACCTCCCGTGGAATCCCATGCGTATCGTTCAGCGGGTGGGCCGGATCGACCGGATCGGGAGTACCGAGGAGAAGTACGTTCACAACTTCTACCCGGATGGAGACATCGAGGCGGCGATTAAGTTGCTGAAGCGGTTACAGGCGAAGATCAACGACATCGCACTAATCGTTGGGAAAGAAAACAACATCTTGGATCCGAATGAGGATCAGATTCTGGAGAAGACTGGTGTGGAGACAGAGAAGACGATTGGCGAGTTGCAGGTGGACGAGATTGAAGACTCGCTTCAGAAATCAAGAGAGATCGAGGACGTGAACGAGCTTGATGACACGAGTAAGAATCCACTCCTTCGAAATGCAGGGAGTAACGAACACGCTGCGTACGAGCGGTTCCTGCTCAAGAAGGAGTTGAACGAGGAATTCGGGCTCTCGGAAGACGACTTCGAATACGCCGCAGACTACTTTGAAGAATCTCCCGAGGAACGCGAACGCTTGTACACGAATATCACCGACCATGATTCCGGTCCACGTCCGGGTGTGTTCGGGCTTGCGCACCTCTGGTTCGATGATGACGACCACGAATCTCCACTGGGCCGTGTTCGGCGGGCCTTCTACTACAAGCCGTTCAATAACGAAGTCAAGGAACGTCCTGTCGGCACTCTCAAAATCGACCCAGAGGTGAGCGGAGAACCGATTACAGGGAATGCCGACAACGTGTTATCCAATCGGGAGGCGATTCAAGAGGTGCTTGACGACCGGCTGGAAGCGATTCGGAGTAGTCAGACTGAGCAGATATTCAAGGATGGGGCAAAGTTCTCGAAGGAGCAGGAAACAATTTTAGACTTTATTGATCGGCACCTACAACCTCACCACGGTGAGAAACCTGCTCCTGTAGACGAACACGATACGCTTGAAGAATGGGCTGAAGTCCTACTGGAGCGCTTACAGGACGTGAAGTTGGCCAATACTGATGAAGATCGTATCCTTCGGGAGACCTTCCGGCATAACGAGCAGTATGATTCGTTCCCAGATTGGCCGCCGGTGGAGTTCTTAGAAGAGCTAGAAGCGTTCCTGGAAGAGAACGTGGAAGAATCGTCAGAGTACCAAGCGAAACTCGTAGGCGAAAGCGACGTTCAGGCTCGACTGATGTGCTGGGGCGTTGTAGGCCACTAATTACGGGAGAGGGCCTTTCTCTGCCAGTTTTTCGTATTTTTTCTTGACCTGGTCAAAGTACTCTTCCGTCATCAGTTGTGGATTCGAAACTCGATAGAAATCGTTCAGAATGAACTCCATATCATCGTGTTCGAGGTCGTAGGCGTGGAACGCCGCAGCATTGAGTTCCACGCGAGCACGTTTTCGAGCTTCCTTACCGGTTATCGGTTCAAGTCCGCCAAGACGCTCGCGCATCTCTTCAAACCGATCGCCATAACAGTTGAGTCTTGCAGCCCGCACAGAAATATACTCGAACCAGTCGTCACCTTCGGTTAGCCGAGGCATCTGGGACTCATTAAATTTATACGTAACAACAGTCGTGTCGATCTTGGTCCGCATGATAAAGTCGAATGGGATGCTGTTCAGTAGACCAATAGCTACAAACAGCTCCTGGTCAGTGAACGCCCTATCATAGGCTCCATGGAGCGGGAATTCTTCGAGATCCTCCTCAGTAGGAGCAATCTCGTAAGGACGAACCGTGATTAGTTTGTCATGACAAATGACGTCCTTGGGTATTACGGATGCAATCATCGTCCGCTCATTCGTTGAGTTTGTTATGTTCCGGAAGACTATCCGGTATTCCGATGAATCAAGCAAGATATCATCCATAGACAAAGGTTCACCTCGATGCTGCTCCAGCAGGTCGTTCACGAATTGTTTTTGAGATTTGCTCGTTTGCTCACCACCAAACTCTGTATAGATCGCCTTTTTGAGATTCCCGCTATTGAATGCCCGTTCACGAGCACGGTGTTTGGCGCTTTTCTCGGGCGTATTGTCTTCTTCCACGCTCCAGTATTCAGCTGGTTCCACCGACCCGGTCATCTCACCATTATAGACGAACTGGTGGACGTTCCGACCCCCGTAGACCGGGTACTCGCCTTCCTCAAAGAACCGGTCGGCATCACGTGCACTATGAATCTCTCGATGTGGATGGATGCGCCAGGTACCCTCAACATCGTCTTGGATTGACGGATGGTCCAGCAGCTTCGTGAGGACGTCCGCCTCCTGCTGACTCGATACGAACGGGAAG from Natrinema versiforme includes these protein-coding regions:
- a CDS encoding MarR family transcriptional regulator; protein product: MCLYPRFKAFLHMVRRIEWLSPADIYILQFFVDHDIVLTPKVVAINTEYDQSYVGKRCRTLVERGLLERPNRGQYQITAIGREFIESGLDPDVLETDRDESG
- a CDS encoding MarR family transcriptional regulator, encoding MAEISLNPTDNAILDMLGEGRCSPSYIAEEAGYSRQNVTNRLGRLVEHGYVRKLHPGLYELAEDPRKEGGD
- a CDS encoding helicase-related protein, which encodes MLSLPPLVDNANRTVEDVYKKIIPQIEEARIATGYFYLSGFDLYREDLEQLADPDELGHAPIRILMGRQTNRSTADEIGEGQSLRDELRDEVEESIEELNNAQLDRLDRLRDFIAEDKVSVRVRNPENGYFHAKGASFRAPNDNDDWETDNDTDTRPCATIVGSSNFTASGHRNNIELNLTSQDRPDAEAFEDWYDNQWANAEDFSEEIIRIIENSEKYQDWQDQQEDESDDEDTPDGLGTYIEPFELYKLLAYDELSGNVNIRDSPLYYFQTLGYESAKEKLSRFNGCIISDSVGLGKSFIGGELLHDYRQRGDHCLLIVPANLTEQWEDLLQDDTDEDGNPYFGLEIDGTHLDVMSISKFQNLTYDEVQNLKDAFDVVLIDEAHRFRNHGKWRPNPDDEDDYKGTRRHANLRQLRGKTMIMLTATPINNSATDLENLISLFTSPEELRNKASLDFDAFEEYIELSETRKQIAAGKEEATEEEQRKITEQLQRHSEEISKILNEVMVLRTRKHVKDQIQDEEDFEMSFKPPKLSKEQYSLPAAYQPVYGMLPDVMDALHLPNITVKNPKAGGTLKALYKLNLLKRLESSTYAFVQSIETLHRSERQLLGLLDGLPEDEKINVLRAAQDEEESETLDDFVEGDDAAEDLEQTLEEFGFDATAVRADEDSESDSPDELADATIGEVKTYIREDLTLLAYFLSQFIGDIAQDSGDVSDQAVSTRQWLHDHNAGVLPDVPEEELNPILYPRSDLSDVDEATREFYEAVFSLREFRDPKVERLADVLNGYDDEKVLVFTQYRATADYVHRTLLNDPNSPLTEANSAVVKGGDENKQDVIQRFAPEASGYQQTLAESGESELQYVIATDTLSEGVNLQDVSVQVSFDLPWNPMRIVQRVGRIDRIGSTEEKYVHNFYPDGDIEAAIKLLKRLQAKINDIALIVGKENNILDPNEDQILEKTGVETEKTIGELQVDEIEDSLQKSREIEDVNELDDTSKNPLLRNAGSNEHAAYERFLLKKELNEEFGLSEDDFEYAADYFEESPEERERLYTNITDHDSGPRPGVFGLAHLWFDDDDHESPLGRVRRAFYYKPFNNEVKERPVGTLKIDPEVSGEPITGNADNVLSNREAIQEVLDDRLEAIRSSQTEQIFKDGAKFSKEQETILDFIDRHLQPHHGEKPAPVDEHDTLEEWAEVLLERLQDVKLANTDEDRILRETFRHNEQYDSFPDWPPVEFLEELEAFLEENVEESSEYQAKLVGESDVQARLMCWGVVGH